In a single window of the Stigmatopora nigra isolate UIUO_SnigA chromosome 7, RoL_Snig_1.1, whole genome shotgun sequence genome:
- the syngap1b gene encoding synaptic Ras GTPase activating protein 1b isoform X1: MSYVPIQDARCAIAPPSYHQHRHQQQQQRFQRQFPGFPPAYERLPYGRPLPYEPPSDERWNARLRVSPAEPQPMLDQEEIHPLLMRERRSESQRNKLLRRTVSVPVEGRPHLDVQDQRPRRKSIATGKQPSMDVPPNVPIQPFRQSSFLSRRLKGSIKRAKSQPKLDRSSSFRQMILPRFRSADQDRTRLMQSFRESHSHESLLSPSGAAEALDLTLDEDAVIKPVHSSILGQEYCFEVTTGSGTKCFACRSAAERDKWIENLQRAVKPNKDNSRRVDNVLKLWIIEARELPAKKRYYCELCLDDMLYARTTSKPRTDTVFWGEHFEFNNLPAVRNLRLHLYKETDKKRRKEKSTYLGLVIIPISSVTGRQFVEQWYPVIQPSVLSKGAGVGVKIINASLRLKSRFQTMNILPMELYKEFAEYVTNNYRTLCAVLEPVLSVKSKEEVACALVHILQSTGKAKDFLSDMAMCEVDRFVDREHLIFRENTLATKAIEEYLKLIGHKYLKDAIGWSIAGLGPLGLEPAGLNPFCCRCPAGEFIRALYESEENCEVDPARTPPSVLADHQANLRMCCELALCKILNSQCVFPRELKEVFASWRARCGERGREDIAERLISGSLFLRFLCPAIMSPSLFNLTQEYPDEQTSRTLTLIAKVLQNLANFCKFGLKEDHMCFMNEFVELEWGSVQHFLYDVSNADGAGNAGAFEGYVDLGRELSVLHGLLWEAVSQLGKDAMVKLGPLPRLLNDISVALRNPHLQRQPSHRAGERPSFERPSFERPSFERPSFERAPSSDLRNLVARDLNSSMDTSRLPSPTSTGGLMAPRSQSSFQERFLRREASKEAYYASRPPLARSSPAYCTSSSDITEPDGKDSRMNSVSHLQSVDMLNSSHGTGSFGGPGGGGGGGGGGGGGRSSAGSGRLLAAAASVATADSLSRQQQLQAAAMRYPLSFQNPLFHLATAAAAADGPRQRPRPQQRQSTQSQRAQPPAPLLLTPEPAGYVQQFAHGGFSRSEDLSTLRGRDGRDGRGGHLGQPAIIHSHSYSDDFARRQMSVHAQDHQTTGLTSHTGTSHSSLATTPPSTVQGRAPPPPAQRLKSQTSHQLSVGGVPAKSRPPSANLLQSPESAFGGGRQQRGGGGGGGGGLGRQSSGKDNAAPGLPRQQSSVRESGSPQGSGSPATQQSPQQQSQPPAPPPPQQQQQHLLKPNVAKQAPSGLPANERTVAWVSNMPHLSADIESSRMDREDFKLKEYSKSMDESRMDRVREYEEEINCLKERLVMSHKKLEEYERRLLTQEHQTNKILLQYQNRLDDSERRLRQQQQEKDSQIKGIINRLMVVEDEIRGGHVIDSKSRIFSDQGRRPSILAQPRLAAVPHRMSSLADERPEAKWLWRRQMSQALSRDAVG; the protein is encoded by the exons ATGTCCTATGTTCCCATCCAAG ATGCCAGGTGTGCCATCGCCCCCCCGTCCTACCATCAGCACCgccaccagcagcagcagcagcggttCCAGCGGCAGTTCCCGGGCTTCCCGCCGGCCTACGAGCGCCTCCCGTACGGCCGCCCCCTCCCGTACGAGCCGCCGTCCGACGAGCGCTGGAACGCCCGTCTGCGCGTGAGCCCCGCCGAGCCGCAACCCATGTTGGACCAGGAAGAG ATTCACCCGCTGCTGATGCGCGAGAGGCGCTCCGAGTCGCAGAGGAACAAGCTGCTGCGCCGCACGGTCAGCGTTCCCGTGGAGGGACGCCCGCATCTCGACGTGCAGG ATCAGCGACCCCGGCGGAAGAGCATCGCCACGGGAAAGCAGCCCAGCATGGACGTCCCCCCCAACGTCCCCATCCAACCCTTCCGACAATCG AGTTTCCTGAGCAGGAGGCTGAAGGGCTCCATCAAGAGGGCCAAGAGCCAACCCAAACTGGACCGCAGCAGCAGCTTCCGCCAGATGATCCTGCCCCGCTTCCGCAGCGCCGACCAAGACag GACGCGCTTGATGCAGAGCTTCAGGGAGTCGCACTCGCACGAGTCGCTGCTGTCGCCCAGCGGCGCCGCCGAAGCGCTGGACCTGACGTTGGACGAGGACGCCGTCATCAAGCCCGTCCACTCCAGCATCCTGGGACAGGAGTACTGCTTCGAG GTGACCACCGGCTCGGGGACCAAGTGCTTCGCCTGCCGCTCGGCGGCCGAGAGAGACAAATGGATCGAGAACCTGCAGAGGGCCGTCAAGCCCAACAAG GACAACAGCCGTCGCGTGGACAACGTGCTGAAGCTGTGGATCATCGAGGCGCGAGAGCTGCCCGCCAAGAAGCGCTACTACTGCGAGCTGTGCCTGGACGACATGCTGTACGCCCGCACCACCAGCAAGCCGCGCACCGACACCGTCTTCTGGGGGGAGCACTTTGAGTTCAACAACCTGCCCGCCGTGCGCAACCTGCGCCTGCACCTCTACAAGGAGACCGACAAAAAGAGACGCAAG GAAAAAAGCACGTACCTGGGCCTGGTGATCATCCCCATCTCCAGCGTGACGGGGCGGCAGTTTGTGGAGCAGTGGTACCCGGTCATCCAGCCCAGCGTCCTGAGCAAGGGGGCGGGCGTGGGCGTGAAGATCATCAACGCCTCGCTGCGCCTCAAGTCGCGCTTCCAGACCATGAACATCCTGCCCATGGAGCTGTACAAGGAGTTTGCCGAGTACGTCACCAACAACTACCGCACGCTCTGCGCCGTCCTGGAACCCGTGCTCAGCGTCAAGAGCAAGGAGGAGGTGGCCTGCGCCCTGGTGCACATCCTGCAGAGCACGGGGAAAGCCAAG gACTTCCTGTCGGACATGGCCATGTGCGAGGTGGACCGATTCGTGGACCGGGAACACCTGATCTTTAGAGAGAACACCTTGGCCACCAAAGCCATAGAAGAGTACCTCAAACTGATTGGACACAAGTACCTCAAGGATGCCATCGGTTGGTCCATTGCCGGTCTCGGGCCACTTGGACTGGAACCGGCCGGGCTCAATCCCTTTTGTTGTCGTTGTCCTGCAGGAGAGTTCATCCGCGCCTTGTACGAGTCGGAGGAGAACTGCGAGGTGGACCCGGCGCGGACCCCCCCCTCGGTCTTGGCCGATCACCAGGCCAACCTGAGGATGTGCTGCGAGCTGGCCCTCTGCAAGATCCTCAATTCGCAATG CGTGTTCCCCCGCGAGCTGAAGGAAGTGTTTGCGTCGTGGCGCGCCCGCTGCGGCGAGCGCGGGCGCGAGGACATCGCCGAGCGTCTGATCAGCGGCTCGCTCTTCCTGCGCTTCCTGTGTCCGGCCATCATGTCGCCGTCGCTCTTCAACCTGACGCAGGAATATCCCGACGAGCAGACCAGTCGCACCCTCACGCTCATCGCCAAAGTGCTACAGAATTTGGCCAACTTTTGCAA GTTCGGCTTGAAAGAAGACCACATGTGCTTCATGAACGAGTTTGTGGAGCTGGAGTGGGGCTCCGTGCAGCACTTCCTCTACGACGTCTCCAACGCCGACGGGGCCGGGAACGCCGGCGCCTTCGAGGGCTACGTGGACCTGGGACGCGAGCTCTCCGTGCTGCACGGGCTCCTTTGGGAGGCCGTGTCCCAGTTGGGCAAG GACGCCATGGTCAAGCTGGGCCCCCTGCCGCGCCTCCTCAACGACATCAGCGTGGCGCTCCGCAACCCGCACCTCCAGCGGCAGCCCAGCCACCGGGCCGGCGAGCGCCCCTCCTTTGAGCGCCCCTCCTTTGAGCGCCCCTCCTTTGAGCGCCCCTCCTTCGAGCGCGCCCCCTCCTCCGACTTGCGCAACCTGGTGGCGAGGGACCTCAACAg ctccATGGACACCAGCCGTTTGCCTTCACCCACCTCCACGGGCGGCTTGATGGCGCCCCGCTCGCAAAGCAGCTTCCAGGAGCGCTTCCTGCGGCGCGAGGCGTCCAAAGAGGCGTACTACGCCTCGCGTCCCCCGCTGGCCCGCTCCAGCCCCGCCTACTGCACCAGCAGCTCCGACATCACGGAACCCGACGGCAAG GATTCCCGAATGAACAGCGTGTCTCACCTGCAGTCGGTGGACATGCTCAACTCCTCCCACGGCACGGGCAGCTTTGGGGGgcccggcggcggtggcggcggcggcggcggcggcggtggcggcaggTCGTCGGCCGGCTCCGGCCGGCTgctggccgccgccgcctcggTCGCCACCGCCGACTCGCTGTCCCGCCAGCAACAACTGCAGGCCGCCGCCATGCGCTACCCGCTTTCCTTCCAGAATCCCCTCTTTCACctggcgacggcggcggcggcggcagacgGACCCCGCCAGAGGCCACGCCCGCAGCAGCGGCAGTCGACTCAGTCGCAGCGGGCTCAGCCCCCCGCTCCCCTGCTGCTGACCCCCGAACCTGCCGGCTACGTGCAGCAGTTTGCCCACGGGGGCTTCTCCCGCAGCGAGGACCTGTCCACGCTACGCGGGCGCGACGGGCGCGACGGGCGCGGCGGTCATCTGGGCCAGCCCGCCATCATCCACTCGCACAGCTACAGCGACGACTTTGCCCGACGGCAGATGTCCGTGCACGCGCAG GATCACCAAACCACGGGCCTGACGTCGCACACGGGCACCTCCCACTCGTCCCTGGCCACCACGCCTCCCTCCACGGTGCAAGGCCGAGCTCCGCCCCCTCCCGCCCAACGCCTCAAATCCCAGACGTCCCACCAGCTGTCGGTCGGGGGCGTCCCGGCCAAGTCCCGGCCGCCGAGCGCCAACCTCCTGCAGTCGCCCGAGTCGGCCTTCGGTGGCGGGCGGCAGcagcgtggcggcggcggcggcggcgggggcggacTCGGCCGGCAGTCCTCCGGCAAGGACAACGCGGCGCCGGGGCTGCCCCGCCAGCAGAGCTCGGTGCGGGAGTCGGGGAGTCCCCAGGGGAGCGGCAGCCCCGCCACGCAACAGTCGCCCCAGCAGCAGTCCCagccgccggcgccgccgccgccacagcagcagcagcagcatctgCTCAAGCCCAACGTGGCCAAACAG GCGCCTTCGGGTCTTCCGGCCAACGAACGGACGGTGGCCTGGGTGTCCAACATGCCTCACCTGTCGGCGGACATTGAGAGTTCGCGCATGGACCGCGAGGACTTTAAACTCAAGGAGTACTCCAAGAGCATGGACGAGTCGCGCATGGACAGG GTGCGCGAGTACGAGGAGGAGATCAACTGCCTGAAGGAACGTCTGGTGATGTCGCACAAGAAGCTGGAGGAGTACGAGCGGCGCCTGCTGACGCAGGAGCACCAGACCAACAAAATCCTGCTGCAGTACCAGAACCGGCTGGACGACAGCGAGCGCCGTCTTCGCCAGCAGCAGCAGGAGAAGGATTCGCAGATTAAAGGCATCATCAACAG
- the syngap1b gene encoding synaptic Ras GTPase activating protein 1b isoform X2 has protein sequence MSYVPIQDARCAIAPPSYHQHRHQQQQQRFQRQFPGFPPAYERLPYGRPLPYEPPSDERWNARLRVSPAEPQPMLDQEEIHPLLMRERRSESQRNKLLRRTVSVPVEGRPHLDVQDQRPRRKSIATGKQPSMDVPPNVPIQPFRQSSFLSRRLKGSIKRAKSQPKLDRSSSFRQMILPRFRSADQDRTRLMQSFRESHSHESLLSPSGAAEALDLTLDEDAVIKPVHSSILGQEYCFEVTTGSGTKCFACRSAAERDKWIENLQRAVKPNKDNSRRVDNVLKLWIIEARELPAKKRYYCELCLDDMLYARTTSKPRTDTVFWGEHFEFNNLPAVRNLRLHLYKETDKKRRKEKSTYLGLVIIPISSVTGRQFVEQWYPVIQPSVLSKGAGVGVKIINASLRLKSRFQTMNILPMELYKEFAEYVTNNYRTLCAVLEPVLSVKSKEEVACALVHILQSTGKAKDFLSDMAMCEVDRFVDREHLIFRENTLATKAIEEYLKLIGHKYLKDAIGWSIAGLGPLGLEPAGLNPFCCRCPAGEFIRALYESEENCEVDPARTPPSVLADHQANLRMCCELALCKILNSQCVFPRELKEVFASWRARCGERGREDIAERLISGSLFLRFLCPAIMSPSLFNLTQEYPDEQTSRTLTLIAKVLQNLANFCKFGLKEDHMCFMNEFVELEWGSVQHFLYDVSNADGAGNAGAFEGYVDLGRELSVLHGLLWEAVSQLGKDAMVKLGPLPRLLNDISVALRNPHLQRQPSHRAGERPSFERPSFERPSFERPSFERAPSSDLRNLVARDLNSSMDTSRLPSPTSTGGLMAPRSQSSFQERFLRREASKEAYYASRPPLARSSPAYCTSSSDITEPDGKDSRMNSVSHLQSVDMLNSSHGTGSFGGPGGGGGGGGGGGGGRSSAGSGRLLAAAASVATADSLSRQQQLQAAAMRYPLSFQNPLFHLATAAAAADGPRQRPRPQQRQSTQSQRAQPPAPLLLTPEPAGYVQQFAHGGFSRSEDLSTLRGRDGRDGRGGHLGQPAIIHSHSYSDDFARRQMSVHAQDHQTTGLTSHTGTSHSSLATTPPSTVQGRAPPPPAQRLKSQTSHQLSVGGVPAKSRPPSANLLQSPESAFGGGRQQRGGGGGGGGGLGRQSSGKDNAAPGLPRQQSSVRESGSPQGSGSPATQQSPQQQSQPPAPPPPQQQQQHLLKPNVAKQAPSGLPANERTVAWVSNMPHLSADIESSRMDREDFKLKEYSKSMDESRMDRVREYEEEINCLKERLVMSHKKLEEYERRLLTQEHQTNKILLQYQNRLDDSERRLRQQQQEKDSQIKGIINRLMVVEDEIRGGHVIDSKSRIFSDQGRRPSILAQPRLAAVPHRMSRKCSFPPWVQQTPV, from the exons ATGTCCTATGTTCCCATCCAAG ATGCCAGGTGTGCCATCGCCCCCCCGTCCTACCATCAGCACCgccaccagcagcagcagcagcggttCCAGCGGCAGTTCCCGGGCTTCCCGCCGGCCTACGAGCGCCTCCCGTACGGCCGCCCCCTCCCGTACGAGCCGCCGTCCGACGAGCGCTGGAACGCCCGTCTGCGCGTGAGCCCCGCCGAGCCGCAACCCATGTTGGACCAGGAAGAG ATTCACCCGCTGCTGATGCGCGAGAGGCGCTCCGAGTCGCAGAGGAACAAGCTGCTGCGCCGCACGGTCAGCGTTCCCGTGGAGGGACGCCCGCATCTCGACGTGCAGG ATCAGCGACCCCGGCGGAAGAGCATCGCCACGGGAAAGCAGCCCAGCATGGACGTCCCCCCCAACGTCCCCATCCAACCCTTCCGACAATCG AGTTTCCTGAGCAGGAGGCTGAAGGGCTCCATCAAGAGGGCCAAGAGCCAACCCAAACTGGACCGCAGCAGCAGCTTCCGCCAGATGATCCTGCCCCGCTTCCGCAGCGCCGACCAAGACag GACGCGCTTGATGCAGAGCTTCAGGGAGTCGCACTCGCACGAGTCGCTGCTGTCGCCCAGCGGCGCCGCCGAAGCGCTGGACCTGACGTTGGACGAGGACGCCGTCATCAAGCCCGTCCACTCCAGCATCCTGGGACAGGAGTACTGCTTCGAG GTGACCACCGGCTCGGGGACCAAGTGCTTCGCCTGCCGCTCGGCGGCCGAGAGAGACAAATGGATCGAGAACCTGCAGAGGGCCGTCAAGCCCAACAAG GACAACAGCCGTCGCGTGGACAACGTGCTGAAGCTGTGGATCATCGAGGCGCGAGAGCTGCCCGCCAAGAAGCGCTACTACTGCGAGCTGTGCCTGGACGACATGCTGTACGCCCGCACCACCAGCAAGCCGCGCACCGACACCGTCTTCTGGGGGGAGCACTTTGAGTTCAACAACCTGCCCGCCGTGCGCAACCTGCGCCTGCACCTCTACAAGGAGACCGACAAAAAGAGACGCAAG GAAAAAAGCACGTACCTGGGCCTGGTGATCATCCCCATCTCCAGCGTGACGGGGCGGCAGTTTGTGGAGCAGTGGTACCCGGTCATCCAGCCCAGCGTCCTGAGCAAGGGGGCGGGCGTGGGCGTGAAGATCATCAACGCCTCGCTGCGCCTCAAGTCGCGCTTCCAGACCATGAACATCCTGCCCATGGAGCTGTACAAGGAGTTTGCCGAGTACGTCACCAACAACTACCGCACGCTCTGCGCCGTCCTGGAACCCGTGCTCAGCGTCAAGAGCAAGGAGGAGGTGGCCTGCGCCCTGGTGCACATCCTGCAGAGCACGGGGAAAGCCAAG gACTTCCTGTCGGACATGGCCATGTGCGAGGTGGACCGATTCGTGGACCGGGAACACCTGATCTTTAGAGAGAACACCTTGGCCACCAAAGCCATAGAAGAGTACCTCAAACTGATTGGACACAAGTACCTCAAGGATGCCATCGGTTGGTCCATTGCCGGTCTCGGGCCACTTGGACTGGAACCGGCCGGGCTCAATCCCTTTTGTTGTCGTTGTCCTGCAGGAGAGTTCATCCGCGCCTTGTACGAGTCGGAGGAGAACTGCGAGGTGGACCCGGCGCGGACCCCCCCCTCGGTCTTGGCCGATCACCAGGCCAACCTGAGGATGTGCTGCGAGCTGGCCCTCTGCAAGATCCTCAATTCGCAATG CGTGTTCCCCCGCGAGCTGAAGGAAGTGTTTGCGTCGTGGCGCGCCCGCTGCGGCGAGCGCGGGCGCGAGGACATCGCCGAGCGTCTGATCAGCGGCTCGCTCTTCCTGCGCTTCCTGTGTCCGGCCATCATGTCGCCGTCGCTCTTCAACCTGACGCAGGAATATCCCGACGAGCAGACCAGTCGCACCCTCACGCTCATCGCCAAAGTGCTACAGAATTTGGCCAACTTTTGCAA GTTCGGCTTGAAAGAAGACCACATGTGCTTCATGAACGAGTTTGTGGAGCTGGAGTGGGGCTCCGTGCAGCACTTCCTCTACGACGTCTCCAACGCCGACGGGGCCGGGAACGCCGGCGCCTTCGAGGGCTACGTGGACCTGGGACGCGAGCTCTCCGTGCTGCACGGGCTCCTTTGGGAGGCCGTGTCCCAGTTGGGCAAG GACGCCATGGTCAAGCTGGGCCCCCTGCCGCGCCTCCTCAACGACATCAGCGTGGCGCTCCGCAACCCGCACCTCCAGCGGCAGCCCAGCCACCGGGCCGGCGAGCGCCCCTCCTTTGAGCGCCCCTCCTTTGAGCGCCCCTCCTTTGAGCGCCCCTCCTTCGAGCGCGCCCCCTCCTCCGACTTGCGCAACCTGGTGGCGAGGGACCTCAACAg ctccATGGACACCAGCCGTTTGCCTTCACCCACCTCCACGGGCGGCTTGATGGCGCCCCGCTCGCAAAGCAGCTTCCAGGAGCGCTTCCTGCGGCGCGAGGCGTCCAAAGAGGCGTACTACGCCTCGCGTCCCCCGCTGGCCCGCTCCAGCCCCGCCTACTGCACCAGCAGCTCCGACATCACGGAACCCGACGGCAAG GATTCCCGAATGAACAGCGTGTCTCACCTGCAGTCGGTGGACATGCTCAACTCCTCCCACGGCACGGGCAGCTTTGGGGGgcccggcggcggtggcggcggcggcggcggcggcggtggcggcaggTCGTCGGCCGGCTCCGGCCGGCTgctggccgccgccgcctcggTCGCCACCGCCGACTCGCTGTCCCGCCAGCAACAACTGCAGGCCGCCGCCATGCGCTACCCGCTTTCCTTCCAGAATCCCCTCTTTCACctggcgacggcggcggcggcggcagacgGACCCCGCCAGAGGCCACGCCCGCAGCAGCGGCAGTCGACTCAGTCGCAGCGGGCTCAGCCCCCCGCTCCCCTGCTGCTGACCCCCGAACCTGCCGGCTACGTGCAGCAGTTTGCCCACGGGGGCTTCTCCCGCAGCGAGGACCTGTCCACGCTACGCGGGCGCGACGGGCGCGACGGGCGCGGCGGTCATCTGGGCCAGCCCGCCATCATCCACTCGCACAGCTACAGCGACGACTTTGCCCGACGGCAGATGTCCGTGCACGCGCAG GATCACCAAACCACGGGCCTGACGTCGCACACGGGCACCTCCCACTCGTCCCTGGCCACCACGCCTCCCTCCACGGTGCAAGGCCGAGCTCCGCCCCCTCCCGCCCAACGCCTCAAATCCCAGACGTCCCACCAGCTGTCGGTCGGGGGCGTCCCGGCCAAGTCCCGGCCGCCGAGCGCCAACCTCCTGCAGTCGCCCGAGTCGGCCTTCGGTGGCGGGCGGCAGcagcgtggcggcggcggcggcggcgggggcggacTCGGCCGGCAGTCCTCCGGCAAGGACAACGCGGCGCCGGGGCTGCCCCGCCAGCAGAGCTCGGTGCGGGAGTCGGGGAGTCCCCAGGGGAGCGGCAGCCCCGCCACGCAACAGTCGCCCCAGCAGCAGTCCCagccgccggcgccgccgccgccacagcagcagcagcagcatctgCTCAAGCCCAACGTGGCCAAACAG GCGCCTTCGGGTCTTCCGGCCAACGAACGGACGGTGGCCTGGGTGTCCAACATGCCTCACCTGTCGGCGGACATTGAGAGTTCGCGCATGGACCGCGAGGACTTTAAACTCAAGGAGTACTCCAAGAGCATGGACGAGTCGCGCATGGACAGG GTGCGCGAGTACGAGGAGGAGATCAACTGCCTGAAGGAACGTCTGGTGATGTCGCACAAGAAGCTGGAGGAGTACGAGCGGCGCCTGCTGACGCAGGAGCACCAGACCAACAAAATCCTGCTGCAGTACCAGAACCGGCTGGACGACAGCGAGCGCCGTCTTCGCCAGCAGCAGCAGGAGAAGGATTCGCAGATTAAAGGCATCATCAACAG